A window of Pleuronectes platessa chromosome 20, fPlePla1.1, whole genome shotgun sequence genomic DNA:
TTTCAGATTTGTAGCTGTAAACATTAAACGCCGTTGCAGAGCAAATCTGTGAGATATATCCATAATAGTCTTGATATCAAACCTGTGCAAGagctcttttttcttctccttctcccgtGGTGTGTCACAACAGTCACTGAAGAAGCTGAACCATGCAAATGTGGTGAAACTGAAGGAGGTCATCAGAGAGAACGATCACCTCTACTTTGTCTTCGAgtacatgaaggagaacctctACCAGCTTATGAAGGACAGGTAAGAAGCAACTCATCACCCTTCATGGCGATATTATTGGCAGAGCCTGAGCGAGGTATTATGGGGGGCTGATGGTGATTCATTTGGTGGAAAATTCTAAATTGACAAATGTGCCAGTATATCACAAACCTATATATCACacctatatctatatatagccCAAAATTGGCAAGACGTCGTCATCAAAGCtttatgaaaaagaaatgtaattgaggattgatattttacagttcaaACATAAACTTGGTAactataaataattataaatacaaataaaatacaaatgcaaCCACATGCATATCAAAgaacatcatttttttaatgtaaaatgtaaacatcttctgtgcattgtttattctgtataaTAGACATTTTCATATCTGCAAACATAAACTCAGATGATGAGATATGGGCTGAATCATATCCGCCAATGGGCCCTAATGCTTGGCCATAcccaagtgtgtttgtgtttgttctggtTTTACCGGGAGACagttatgtgtttttttgtgatttgtttttcagcatATTTGACCAGTTCTTCTATGTGCACAACATTAGCGGACTAATTAGAATAATATCCATTTTATGTTTCCAGAAAAAAATTGTTCCCCGAGTCAGCTATAAGAAACATAAGCTTTCAGATATTACAAGGCCTGTCGTTTATTCACAGACATGGTAGGTGTACGTGTTCTCCTCTTGACTCGTGCATGGGAGCGGCTGCACACTGCAAGATTCAATGAAGAGTTCTGTAAAGTCAAATTAGAGAGGTCACTATAAATTATGAATATTTCAACCTGCCTCATCAAATTGGCGATTAGCTGATCAGAATCTTGGAGTTTGTGAACCCTCCATAACTGCCTCATTCATCCTGACTCTCTGATCTTCGTTTCTCTAACTAACGGATGTGTGGATAACTCATATGTTGGGTAGGAAGTTTTCAGACTCTTACGAGAGTGAGAAAATCCACACTCGTTCAGAACAAGCTGGCAAGTGTCTCACCCATGCTTCCACACATCCAGTTGAAATGCATGCGCTTTTCCTCCCTTTTTAACATCTTTTCTTACATgtatctctctttcctctcttctgcttcttctatCTCTTTGGTGTGCAACTAGAGAGAATAAGATGTTCTCAGAGAATGAAATTAGGAACATGATGTTTCAAGTGCTGTCTGGGCTGGTATTTGTACATAAGCATGGTAAGAGGCTTTACTCTCTCACTCTTGTTCAGAAAGGAGCTTGACCTGTAGCTTGGATGCTGTGTTTTGTAATAGTTAGAAGTCAATGTGACCCTCTCCGACGAGTATTAGGGACATTTAAAGGGGCCAAAAAATCTTCacgagaataaagtcgtaatattacaagaataaagacGTAACGTGTCATTTTACATGGGGCGATCAGAGGATCAGCCTGTTGCCTTCGTTAAAGTGAGGAATGTGAATCCTCTTGTTCAGTTGTACTTTAGGTTTTCCTTATAACAAAATGCATAATATTTGGGCATTTTATGACATTATTCTCAAAATCTCTGAAATTTATTGGATGACTTTTATTATGGGCCTAATACTCGGTCCGAACCCTCAGACATactcatattgttttattgtgtatGTCTATGAGGTAATGTTGGTTAATGCATGAGTTTAGATATATTCTATATAAACCTTGGCCAAGACATATTTGTTTGTGACATCAACTTTGTAACTTCTCAATGTTTAAACTTGAATTTAACTCATCATTTGCACTAAGGGTAAAATGCTTCTCCAGAGTCAGAGTGAATGTAATCTCAGTTGTCTAAAGGCGTGTTGTTAACTGTTCTACAGGCTTCTTCCATCGAGACATGAAGCCGGAGAATCTGCTGTGCATGGGTCCAGAACTGATCAAAATAGCAGATTTTGGACTGGCCAGAGAGATCCGCTCCAAACCGCCCTACACAGACTACGTATCAACCAGATGGTGAGAAGAGCTTCCAGACATCATTAGCCAtcgaaactaaaaataaaaaaagaatgtccACACATCTATTACAGTTTGTTCGAGCTATTAACCTAGAAACAAGTTAGActcattgtgaaactgtagcaggtcGGAGGATGTCATctgagtagggggggggggcccttgATATGCGGCCCAAAAGCACAGGGTCTTTCATTTAGGTCGTACATATTTGTTTTGGGCTTGTTTATCTCAGCACTGTTGAGAATTAAGCTTTTTTCTCTGTGAAGGTATCGTGCTCCAGAGGTCCTGCTCAGGTCGTCTACCTACAGCTCTCCTATTGACCTGTGGGCTGTGGGCTGCATCATGGCTGAACTCTACACACTCAGGCCTCTTTTCCCCGGGAACAGTGAAGTGGATGAGATCTTCAAGATCTGCCAAGTCCTGGGCACCGTCAAAAAGGTGAGAAGAGGCTGAATTGAGAAAGGTAGGAATGCataaacttggtggaatgatgcagtatgggtcaggagAGACCCTAGTATAGTTTGGTgctgatccagatcagggggtaGATCCAGGaaaattcactttctttaacatttccaGGCACTTTTCCAGATATTCATTGAGGCACGTTTAGGAGAGTTATcatttttagaacataggacaagatggtgaatatatAGCTTTTGTAATTTGGTGTAGCTCCAAATAAGAAATTTGagtctagtgaatttaaatatggtttgagaagggaactgttgggccttaacAGTGTAAGGTAGAATGTATActtataaatattaaacattaaacCTCAGGCTgattcacaaaaatataaatactagtgaaacaaaaaaaaatatttcagtctTACGAATGAATATAGTCACGTGTAACCATCCATTTTTCTCCATTAGATGGATTGGTCAGAGGGCTACCAACTAGCTTCTGCGATGAACTTCCGCTTCCCCCAGTGTGTGCCCACCCACCTAAAGACCCTGATACCGAACGCTAGCAATGAGGCCATCGCCCTGATGAGGGACATGCTGCAGTGGGACCCCAAGAAGAGACCCACTGCCGTGCAGGTAGGCAAGACTGAGCCTCAACGCTCGCCACAGAGAAGCCTCACATCTACACTGGAATACTGCCAATAATGCAAATAAGACAGTTGTGTGGCCAAGAGTCAAATATGGCGATGTGATTATTTATCTACCTGGGTGGGCCGCCTAAGTAAACTTCGCTGCAGGTCTGATCACGCAGGGAGGTTCTATGGTTGTTATTCATGTTGTTTGTATATTCAGGTTTTAAATAAGTCCAAGTGGTTATAGAAAATTCGGGAAGAACAGAATAGCAAAGTATTCCTATCTTTCTTTCGCTAGGCCCTGCGTTACCCGTACTTCCAGGTAGGCCAAGTGTTGGGGCCTCGTCCTCAAAGCCAGGAAGTCAAAAAAGTCCAGGCCAGGCCACCGGCCCAGAAGCAGACCTCCGAGACCAAGACTGATCACCAGCAGTCTTCCTCCGAGTCCAAAGGCTCCACACCCTCAATTAaaaatcatcagcagcagcagcagcatcatcatcatcatcagcctcTTCAGCAGATCCCTCTGCCTCAAGCTGAGAGTAAACCAGGAGCTGTCAGCCATGCAgtgagtgtttctgtgtgcCTCAGAAAGTTATTTTCAGCATTCTGggtttaataaaataatgaaggGACTCAAGATTCTGTAGATAGAGAACATACTGAAGGGCACCCAGTCCAAatgtgacagtttgtgtgtttactttcTATATCTCTCCCTTCTGCAGAAAGCATCGCAGGGCAGTGAAAACAGCGCTGGGGGTGGCGGGATGGGGGGGCTGAAGAGCAGTCGCCGGCGCTGGGGCCAGACGGTGGCCAAGACCTTGGATAGCTGGGAGGAAACCGACCAGTTAGAAAACACAGCCTCCAACTCCAAGAAACCAAGCCTGGGAaacgcagaggaggagaggagctcgAAGGAGCACCACTCACAGTAAGTGCCACCATGTCTGCATAGAACTGGATTAGCAATAGGACAAATGTAAGCATTGAAAAGTCAGAGGATCCGGACTAAACGTCTTTGGTGTGAAAGCGTTTTTAATGTGATGCATTACGTTCTGTCTGGTTTCTGTTCTCAGGCCCAAGGAGCAGAAACCTCTGTATTCCTTCAGCACAGTTACTAAGCTGCCCAACAATGTGAAGGTTGGCCAGGTGGACAACAGTCTTCCAGGATCTGCAGCACGGCAGCACTACCTCAGCCAGTCACGGTACCTGCCTGGTAAGTCCGTACGGTTAACAGCCAATCATCAATTATCTTTATCATTGCAATGAGGTCAACTATAACTTGGTGGAATACAAAACAATTGCGTcactgtctttgtgtttctccgTCATGATAAGATAGGAAACCTATTAAgattaaaataagaataaatcaATAAGATCAAAATAGAAATATCATATGCAATAACAATATACAAATAGAATATAGATTATTATTCTATACATGTGTAATAATGCCACGCAATGTGTCTCTTAATATTAGTTGTAACCGTGCAGAGAAAATTGCAAATATAgatattattttgaaatatattaataagTAGTTTGAAAAATGTTACATCCTAGTAACAGTGTGGGAGTAAATCATGTGAATCCCAGATTATATTGTTTGAGAAATAATCATCATTTCTGGTAGTTGGATTACAGGCATTGAAAATAACTGAACTGCTGTTTGCATGTCGTCTCAGCTTTATCTCTAAGTCAAGTTGCCCTCTGACTATTTTTAGGTTTGATTGGCAAAAATCAGATGACCTCCTCGGGCGATAAGGAGATGAGCGCCATGACACTGCGGGATCTGTGGGAGACGTCCTCTGGCACTGTGAACAAACCACTGGCTCCCATTGGAGGAGGACTATCCGTCACCAGAACCAATGCAGGTGAGCGGATGGAGTTTGAgtttatttggaaaaaaacCAAATGAATTATAACAACTTCAGTAGCTTATAGAGCTCCTATTTCTATGAACAAATTTGTCGAAATAACAGAAATGAAAAATCAAAGTTCTGCAAAATGCAAGTTTCCTATACTGCATTAATGAACGGGTCTGTTTTTGACATCAAGTCAAGTCTTCACCAACGTAAATAGTGACGCTGTGGCTCGTCTCATTTCGACATGCGGTGGAATCCTGGCAACTGTCACTGTCATCCACCGCCACACGATATGAGATTGTCCTCTGTGACACGAAAGCCGTAAATGCTAATGACGCTGCTAATGTCTCCTGATCAGTAGTTACGGGGCCACGGACAAAGCCGTTTCAGGGGTGGGCCTAAGTGTCTGCGAATTTAGAGATGGGAGCCCTCTGAAAATCATTTGTCatgtagacagacacacaatatgACTCCCCGCTGTGCTCCCTCCTTcgctctcctccgtctctttctTTGGCCTCGTCTCTCCCTCCCCATTGCTTATGCATGAGATTAAGGCTGTCCGTATAAGATCAAGTGTTTGAAACGGCCCTCGCACCCCCTGCTCATGTGGCCCACCTCCCCGGCCTTTAAACACACGCACCAGCATGTTTGTGATACTTCTGTTTTTTCTCAtctatttttcttcctttcctctgATGGAATGTCTTTACCCTCCAACTCTCCTTTTTACGCCGCGAGAATAGAAGAGAGTTCCTCTAAGTCTGTGGATAGCCCACAAGAGAAAACGGTTGTCAAAGAAAGAATACTGGAGAAAATTGATCTCTCCAAAGGTACTTAAAGCAAATGTTAGCAATAGCATACAGTTAGACATGTGTTGACTGTAAGGTGCTAGCCATGCTTAAGCTCTTTAGTGTACAAACTGTGTAGCTGTAGTTGGAATAGATCACAACAGCGAGTGGCTACATCTATAACGGCTCTGGTTCGATTGAAGagttttaaaggtccagtgtgggtCCAAGATTTAAGTGAAAGGGATCGAttgacagaaattgaatataaaatagtgtgtttcatctaaattgtactaaTTGTAGTTtgctttaccctagaatgggcccttttatattgaaatactttctatttacatctggagcgggtcctctctacggaggctgccatgtttcttacagtagcccaggctggacaaacttaacacaactgacaactgaaggctaccacaggttcttgTTCacgtttggaaggggagggtgaggtgaggggtattcagctgcaacatgcaacttcatcactagatgtcactaaattctacccactgaacctttaagccaGGAACCAGGTATACAGGCTAGGCCTTTTTCCAACAACACAGTTGATACCATACAAAGTTGAGGCCTCTTCAGTATAATATAAAATTGATTCTCAATCTTGTAAATCTACCGTAGAAGGTTGAAATATTTTGGCTTATAATCATAATCTATACTCTACAGAAAATGAAAGTTTTTTACTTCTGGAACTAAGCTGTTGAGCTCTTGGGATTGCGGGTAAAATGAGATAAACTAACAACCAGCATGGCCTCTGATACAAGCAAGCCTCAGGTACTCAGCCAGTGACTTAACATGAGAAAGACAGCCAGCAGCTAAAAGCTCTGCTGGAGACGAGGgtataaatacacaatttaacCTGGGAACTAAGAACACCCGTTGCTAAATAGATGGTAAATTGCACTACAACCACAACAGCTTCATGTGGGAACAATGGGGCTCTCGACTAATTATACTGATAACCATCTGTGAGTGCTGGTGAAGCAGATCGATGGTGTCACTTGAGAAAATTGAATGACTTCAATCACTCGGCCTTATTCATCTGTTttggtcttttttgtttttttcttggtGCATTTGCAGTAACTACTTCACACACAATTTACAAGAACATTTACTAGATGTTAGCTTTTCTTCATTTGTATGCTGCTTGTCACCTCAATGTAGTTGTTGTTAACTTGTATATTATCTCTACAGCGTATGCATGTGTTTATACAGAATATTTAGGCTAAGGGAAAAGATTTTGGTGcagtttctagtttgaccaatccaaTAGAGAGTCTGTGTGGAGGTGGACTACATTGACTTAAACACATCGGCCATCAGCTTTTCAATTTATCGGAATTCATATGCAGATAGCTGTTAATGGAGATTGGCCAAAATGTCACCTGGACCTAAAGCACCCACAAAAAGTATCACTGTCAACATGCAAGTCAGACTGTTAATGGTATACGTGAACGGAAGGCGGAGTCTGGGCCACTCAGACAAAATATTGGCCATTGCCCCAAAGGACTTTAGCCAATGGCCTCCATGCTAGGTGGCTACCTGAAAGGTTTaacaacaaaatacacaaaaaacactAACTATGTCTCTCTCGTCTTGTACAGGGAACTTCGTAAGCACCAAGTACAACCTCTCAGGCGGTTACATCCCTTCATTCCAAAAGAAAGAGGTGGGGTCAGTGGGGCAGAGAATCCAACTTGCTCCTTTGGCTGGGCAGCACGCAAGTAAGGACGCATTTTACCAATGTCAATACACAAGCACGATGATTCTTGATACTTTTAGCCAGGTCACCTCGGATCTGATCTGAGATAAATCCAACACTATTTCCCCCTGACGTTCTTCATTTCTGCTCTCTGCATTATCGGCCCCCACTTGGCCATTATACCTGGTTTCCTGc
This region includes:
- the mak gene encoding serine/threonine-protein kinase MAK isoform X1, yielding MMNRYTTLRQLGDGTYGSVLMGRSNESGELVAIKRMKRKFYSWEECMNLREVKSLKKLNHANVVKLKEVIRENDHLYFVFEYMKENLYQLMKDRKKLFPESAIRNISFQILQGLSFIHRHGFFHRDMKPENLLCMGPELIKIADFGLAREIRSKPPYTDYVSTRWYRAPEVLLRSSTYSSPIDLWAVGCIMAELYTLRPLFPGNSEVDEIFKICQVLGTVKKMDWSEGYQLASAMNFRFPQCVPTHLKTLIPNASNEAIALMRDMLQWDPKKRPTAVQALRYPYFQVGQVLGPRPQSQEVKKVQARPPAQKQTSETKTDHQQSSSESKGSTPSIKNHQQQQQHHHHHQPLQQIPLPQAESKPGAVSHAKASQGSENSAGGGGMGGLKSSRRRWGQTVAKTLDSWEETDQLENTASNSKKPSLGNAEEERSSKEHHSQPKEQKPLYSFSTVTKLPNNVKVGQVDNSLPGSAARQHYLSQSRYLPGLIGKNQMTSSGDKEMSAMTLRDLWETSSGTVNKPLAPIGGGLSVTRTNAGNFVSTKYNLSGGYIPSFQKKEVGSVGQRIQLAPLAGQHAINLSSSPDNKKDKAIAAKPKPTSNSSLSETNEDYDGWKRRTDGSQVKGSSYSALGKTSGSLLSRAPAVQPVHGRMDWTSKYGGNR
- the mak gene encoding serine/threonine-protein kinase MAK isoform X2; its protein translation is MMNRYTTLRQLGDGTYGSVLMGRSNESGELVAIKRMKRKFYSWEECMNLREVKSLKKLNHANVVKLKEVIRENDHLYFVFEYMKENLYQLMKDRKKLFPESAIRNISFQILQGLSFIHRHGFFHRDMKPENLLCMGPELIKIADFGLAREIRSKPPYTDYVSTRWYRAPEVLLRSSTYSSPIDLWAVGCIMAELYTLRPLFPGNSEVDEIFKICQVLGTVKKMDWSEGYQLASAMNFRFPQCVPTHLKTLIPNASNEAIALMRDMLQWDPKKRPTAVQALRYPYFQVGQVLGPRPQSQEVKKVQARPPAQKQTSETKTDHQQSSSESKGSTPSIKNHQQQQQHHHHHQPLQQIPLPQAESKPGAVSHAKASQGSENSAGGGGMGGLKSSRRRWGQTVAKTLDSWEETDQLENTASNSKKPSLGNAEEERSSKEHHSQPKEQKPLYSFSTVTKLPNNVKVGQVDNSLPGSAARQHYLSQSRYLPGLIGKNQMTSSGDKEMSAMTLRDLWETSSGTVNKPLAPIGGGLSVTRTNAGNFVSTKYNLSGGYIPSFQKKEVGSVGQRIQLAPLAGQHANYDGWKRRTDGSQVKGSSYSALGKTSGSLLSRAPAVQPVHGRMDWTSKYGGNR
- the mak gene encoding serine/threonine-protein kinase MAK isoform X3; its protein translation is MKPENLLCMGPELIKIADFGLAREIRSKPPYTDYVSTRWYRAPEVLLRSSTYSSPIDLWAVGCIMAELYTLRPLFPGNSEVDEIFKICQVLGTVKKMDWSEGYQLASAMNFRFPQCVPTHLKTLIPNASNEAIALMRDMLQWDPKKRPTAVQALRYPYFQVGQVLGPRPQSQEVKKVQARPPAQKQTSETKTDHQQSSSESKGSTPSIKNHQQQQQHHHHHQPLQQIPLPQAESKPGAVSHAKASQGSENSAGGGGMGGLKSSRRRWGQTVAKTLDSWEETDQLENTASNSKKPSLGNAEEERSSKEHHSQPKEQKPLYSFSTVTKLPNNVKVGQVDNSLPGSAARQHYLSQSRYLPGLIGKNQMTSSGDKEMSAMTLRDLWETSSGTVNKPLAPIGGGLSVTRTNAGNFVSTKYNLSGGYIPSFQKKEVGSVGQRIQLAPLAGQHAINLSSSPDNKKDKAIAAKPKPTSNSSLSETNEDYDGWKRRTDGSQVKGSSYSALGKTSGSLLSRAPAVQPVHGRMDWTSKYGGNR